A single region of the Penaeus vannamei isolate JL-2024 chromosome 23, ASM4276789v1, whole genome shotgun sequence genome encodes:
- the LOC113804606 gene encoding nucleolin, producing the protein MADQIDRQVTGSAESPLCPEPQLEVTQDLELLAQEIAEAAVEEDEEEEEEDEEAEDEQEAIRRESSQSPVLLCGQTEDTCRGDAREDAVTVIEERMEEEGTKEEDKQRSASPVDETSWVLVDAEDENGRTAKGPNDSPDLKYNLLRKFLVAGDLRQKLTDAGLVCDEEEEEEEEEDNAGDTDEGLRDSMVMSCSESMVICDLPQTAGDEESTALNLKNFPDCSKKSDWRGTFAGARVEVEVERKGGLQVAAVRVWHVDLLSALASLQSLANTAGLVSYADVDVTSLLARAA; encoded by the exons ATGGCAGACCAGATTGACAGACAAGTCACAGGCAGCGCGGAGAGCCCCCTGTGTCCCGAACCTCAACTCGAAGTGACTCAAGACCTCGAGCTTTTGGCGCAGGAGATCGCCGAGGCCGCCgtcgaggaggacgaagaggaagaggaggaggacgaggaggcggaggatgaaCAAGAAGCAATTAGAAGGGAGAGCTCGCAGTCCCCGGTCCTCCTGTGTGGCCAGACCGAAGACACGTGTAGAGGAGACGCCAGAGAAGACGCGGTGACTGTGATCGAAGagcggatggaggaggaaggcacGAAAGAGGAGGACAAGCAGCGGTCGGCGAGTCCGGTTGATGAGACGTCCTGGGTGCTCGTAGACGCCGAGGACGAGAACGGAAGGACGGCGAAGGGACCGAACGACAGCCCCGACCTCAAGTACAATCTCCTGAGGAAGTTCCTGGTGGCGGGCGACCTGCGGCAGAAGCTGACCGATGCGGGGCTTGTttgcgacgaggaggaggaggaggaggaggaggaggacaacgcAGGAGACACCGACGAAGGACTCAGAGATAGTATGGTGATGTCTTGTTCGGAATCCATGGTGATCTGCGACCTCCCACAG aCGGCCGGCGACGAGGAATCGACAGCGCTGAACCTCAAGAACTTCCCTGATTGCTCCAAGAAGTCTGACTGGCGAGGTACTTTCGCGGGAGCTAGG gtggaagtggaagtggaacgCAAAGGGGGACTCCAGGTGGCCGCCGTGAGGGTGTGGCACGTGGATCTCCTCTCCGCTCTGGCGTCTCTCCAGAGCCTCGCGAATACTGCAG GTCTCGTGTCCTACGCCGACGTGGATGTGACCAGCCTCCTTGCTCGGGCCGCCTGA